A stretch of Deltaproteobacteria bacterium DNA encodes these proteins:
- a CDS encoding gluconate 2-dehydrogenase subunit 3 family protein produces the protein MKLDRREALLALLGGGASAGLATWQLWPPAPALKADPPASPFEEGTRRTLAAAVERLLPGAVEAGVPEYLDYWMAREPWVGFLAAGMRTGAGWLDRLARAEHQRDFAALEGAQQDELLGRCQRGELPGKGFSGRAFFEYLLQFTLEGFLSDPVYGGNRGEVGWRHIGHAACHWAPGAGPGKRGGA, from the coding sequence ATGAAGCTCGATCGACGAGAGGCGCTCCTCGCCCTCCTCGGCGGTGGCGCGAGCGCGGGCCTGGCGACCTGGCAGCTCTGGCCCCCCGCCCCGGCGCTGAAGGCCGACCCCCCGGCCTCCCCCTTCGAGGAGGGGACCCGCCGGACCCTGGCCGCCGCGGTGGAGCGCCTCCTCCCCGGCGCGGTGGAGGCGGGGGTCCCCGAGTACCTCGACTACTGGATGGCCCGGGAGCCCTGGGTGGGCTTCCTCGCCGCGGGGATGCGCACCGGCGCCGGCTGGCTCGATCGCCTCGCCCGCGCGGAGCACCAGCGCGACTTCGCCGCCCTCGAGGGCGCGCAGCAGGACGAGCTCCTCGGGCGCTGCCAGCGCGGCGAGCTGCCGGGGAAGGGCTTCAGCGGCCGGGCCTTCTTCGAGTACCTCCTGCAGTTCACCCTGGAGGGCTTCCTCTCGGACCCGGTCTACGGGGGCAACCGGGGAGAGGTGGGCTGGCGGCACATCGGGCACGCCGCCTGCCACTGGGCGCCGGGCGCCGGGCCCGGGAAGCGAGGCGGAGCGTGA